A DNA window from Novosphingobium sp. RL4 contains the following coding sequences:
- a CDS encoding arabinan endo-1,5-alpha-L-arabinosidase, translating to MFRKFLAAASLAVLAASGAADAQVQVGEKGAGTLNSRLSGDLTVHDPVIIREGDTYYVFSTVGRYVGIKTSKDLKAWKDAGSVFAEIPAWARQAIPGAEGIWAPDISYVNGEYRLYYSVSTFGSNRSAIGLATSKTLDPKAKGYGWKDQGLVVMSTHEDDFNAIDPNFVEDAQGRQWLSLGSFWTGLKLFPLDPKTGKVAPGTEPYSIARRLAPAGGPAPVEAPFIIPHGGFYYLLASYDYCCKGVNSTYYTVVGRSKKITGPYLGKDGSSMMEGRGTIFLRADLKEQQRFRGPGHAGAFTDKDGTTYVVYHAYDKQANGAPTLRIAPIRWDADGWPVAEY from the coding sequence GTGTTCAGGAAATTCCTCGCTGCCGCCAGCCTTGCCGTGCTGGCCGCCTCCGGTGCGGCCGATGCGCAAGTGCAGGTCGGCGAGAAGGGGGCGGGCACGCTCAATTCCCGGTTGAGCGGCGACCTCACGGTGCACGATCCGGTCATCATCCGGGAAGGCGATACCTACTACGTCTTCAGCACCGTGGGCCGCTATGTCGGCATCAAGACCTCGAAGGACCTGAAGGCCTGGAAGGATGCCGGTTCGGTCTTCGCCGAGATTCCGGCATGGGCCAGGCAGGCGATCCCCGGCGCCGAAGGCATCTGGGCGCCCGACATCTCCTACGTGAACGGCGAATACCGGCTCTATTACTCGGTCTCGACGTTCGGCTCCAACCGTTCCGCCATCGGCCTGGCGACGAGCAAGACGCTCGATCCCAAGGCCAAGGGTTATGGCTGGAAGGACCAGGGCCTCGTCGTCATGTCGACGCATGAGGACGACTTCAACGCCATCGACCCCAATTTCGTCGAGGATGCGCAGGGCCGCCAGTGGCTCTCGCTCGGCAGTTTCTGGACCGGCCTGAAGCTGTTCCCGCTCGATCCGAAGACCGGCAAGGTCGCCCCCGGTACCGAGCCCTATTCGATCGCCCGCCGCCTTGCTCCTGCAGGTGGCCCGGCCCCGGTCGAAGCGCCTTTCATCATCCCGCACGGCGGCTTCTACTATCTGCTCGCCAGCTACGACTATTGCTGCAAGGGCGTGAACAGCACCTACTACACCGTCGTCGGCCGCTCGAAGAAGATCACCGGGCCCTACCTCGGCAAGGACGGCAGTTCGATGATGGAAGGTCGCGGCACGATCTTCCTGCGCGCCGACCTGAAAGAGCAGCAGCGCTTCCGCGGCCCCGGCCATGCCGGCGCCTTCACCGACAAGGACGGCACTACTTACGTCGTCTACCACGCTTACGACAAGCAGGCGAACGGTGCGCCCACGCTGCGCATCGCGCCGATCCGCTGGGACGCGGACGGCTGGCCTGTCGCCGAATACTGA
- a CDS encoding TonB-dependent receptor, which produces MALKPFAFCTASVFALSLATVAHAQDAAPQAADAAEPTAEDIIVTGVRASIVGAINSRKENIQIVDSIVAEDVGKLPDNNVIEALQRVTGIQVTDRAGGETGTITIRGLSDPVTTWNGRNIFTAAGTSFALQDISSNLVRKIDVYKTRSADQLEFGLAGQIDVATRRPFDFDGFTISGLARGVYSELADKVNPNVALLVSDRWETGIGDIGFLINGSYTRSKYRNMNVQAGALVPFATENPPSDTWLTPLQRIFPNTDPANPYWKPGLNAGLPTTPGSTLNIDGVEVPYYLSRDAVISSDLYGKRERPSINAALQWAPNDRSTYTAEFYYTGFRGSTFNSMLFSFADWWGDLGDDPGSTFELYDGTNVIKSRKIGGVSGFNSADYSTNKTDSYVYALNADWDVGDRGKITADLAYQDSKNETSFFAVRTNRAPLDIDVDFNAGGGIPSYSFGTPGVLTDATQWTVGDLFDNGNRSTGKALTFQLDGYYEWDEGFLRRIKAGFRYDDRKASTFIREQSAGALGGTLASLGDGYSFTNSGFFDGRADVPTSWVLANGPALYKNADAIRTLYQAANPNLLLSDQLSFGRVFDINEVTLAAYLLADGQVEIFGRPLMLEGGVRMVTIDTDYDYFDRYNDYARTGVSTGQMKFLPSFTARYEITPNLRVRFNYGETLRRPAFGDLNPNVSLTGDLSGLGFGTGSAGNAGLKATTSKNFDLALEWYFERNSAIYVTGFRREISGLVVPLTTLEYIPNNGIEGSTATDYFQVTRPTNASDGVLKGVELGLTYFPTYLPSVLDGLGFQGSATILDSSQTIPETDDEGNTVLTKSAFFAVSKFSYNATLAYERGPIGARLSYVWRKGFLQRNEARAFANPIGFWRKPEKSLDFQLTFAVTDDIGLTFDAVNITKAKQQDYYKFEDAGGPVTMNANTLLIDRTFAAGVRFKF; this is translated from the coding sequence ATGGCGCTCAAGCCATTTGCATTCTGCACCGCATCCGTCTTCGCCCTGAGCCTCGCCACCGTGGCTCACGCGCAGGATGCCGCTCCGCAGGCCGCCGACGCCGCTGAACCGACTGCCGAGGACATCATCGTCACCGGCGTGCGCGCCTCGATCGTGGGCGCCATCAACAGCCGCAAGGAAAACATCCAGATCGTCGATTCGATCGTGGCTGAAGACGTCGGCAAGCTGCCTGACAACAACGTGATCGAAGCGCTCCAGCGCGTCACCGGCATCCAGGTCACCGACCGTGCCGGCGGCGAGACCGGGACCATCACGATCCGTGGCCTGTCCGATCCTGTCACCACCTGGAACGGCCGCAACATCTTCACCGCGGCCGGCACCTCGTTCGCGCTGCAGGACATCTCGTCGAACCTCGTCCGCAAGATCGACGTCTACAAGACCCGCTCGGCAGACCAGCTCGAATTCGGCCTCGCCGGCCAGATCGACGTCGCCACGCGCCGTCCGTTCGACTTCGACGGTTTCACCATTTCCGGCCTTGCGCGCGGTGTCTACAGCGAGCTGGCGGACAAGGTGAACCCGAACGTCGCGCTGCTCGTCAGCGATCGCTGGGAAACCGGCATCGGCGACATCGGCTTCCTCATCAACGGCAGCTATACGCGTTCGAAGTATCGCAACATGAACGTGCAGGCCGGCGCCCTGGTGCCGTTCGCCACCGAAAACCCGCCTTCGGACACCTGGCTGACGCCGCTGCAGCGCATTTTCCCCAACACCGACCCGGCGAACCCCTACTGGAAGCCGGGCCTCAACGCGGGTCTGCCGACCACGCCGGGTTCGACCCTCAACATCGACGGCGTAGAGGTGCCTTACTACCTCTCGCGCGATGCGGTCATCAGCTCGGATCTTTACGGCAAGCGTGAGCGTCCCTCGATCAACGCCGCCCTGCAGTGGGCGCCGAACGACCGTTCGACCTATACCGCCGAGTTCTACTACACCGGCTTCCGCGGCAGCACCTTCAACTCGATGCTGTTCAGCTTTGCCGACTGGTGGGGCGATCTGGGTGATGATCCGGGTTCGACCTTCGAACTCTATGACGGCACCAACGTCATCAAGTCGCGCAAGATCGGCGGCGTTTCGGGCTTCAACAGCGCGGACTACTCCACGAACAAGACCGACAGCTATGTCTACGCTCTGAACGCGGACTGGGACGTGGGCGATCGCGGCAAGATCACCGCCGACCTCGCCTACCAGGACAGCAAGAACGAAACCTCGTTCTTCGCCGTGCGCACCAACCGCGCGCCGCTGGACATCGACGTCGACTTCAACGCTGGCGGCGGTATCCCGTCGTACAGCTTCGGCACGCCGGGAGTCCTGACCGACGCAACCCAGTGGACCGTCGGCGACCTGTTCGACAACGGCAACCGGAGCACCGGCAAGGCTTTGACCTTCCAGCTCGACGGCTACTACGAATGGGACGAAGGCTTCCTGCGCCGGATCAAGGCGGGCTTCCGCTACGACGATCGCAAGGCCAGCACCTTCATTCGCGAACAGAGCGCGGGCGCCCTTGGCGGCACGCTGGCCTCGCTGGGTGACGGTTACAGCTTCACCAACAGCGGCTTCTTCGATGGCCGCGCCGACGTTCCGACCAGCTGGGTGCTGGCAAACGGCCCGGCGCTGTACAAGAACGCCGACGCCATCCGCACGCTCTACCAGGCGGCCAACCCGAACCTGCTGCTGTCCGATCAGCTTTCGTTCGGCCGCGTGTTCGACATCAACGAAGTCACCCTGGCGGCCTACCTCCTGGCTGACGGTCAGGTCGAAATCTTCGGCCGTCCGCTGATGCTCGAAGGCGGCGTGCGCATGGTCACGATCGATACCGATTACGACTACTTCGATCGTTACAACGACTATGCCCGCACCGGCGTTTCGACCGGTCAGATGAAGTTCCTGCCGAGCTTCACCGCACGTTACGAGATCACGCCGAACCTGCGCGTGCGCTTCAACTACGGTGAAACCCTGCGTCGTCCGGCGTTCGGCGACCTCAACCCGAACGTTTCGCTCACCGGCGACCTTTCGGGTCTGGGCTTCGGCACGGGCAGCGCCGGCAACGCCGGCCTGAAGGCGACGACGTCGAAGAACTTCGACCTTGCGCTGGAATGGTACTTCGAGCGCAACAGCGCAATCTACGTCACCGGTTTCCGCCGTGAAATCAGTGGTCTCGTCGTTCCGCTCACCACGCTCGAGTATATCCCGAACAACGGCATCGAGGGCAGCACCGCCACCGACTACTTCCAGGTTACCCGTCCGACCAACGCGTCCGACGGCGTGCTCAAGGGCGTGGAACTGGGCCTGACCTACTTCCCGACCTACCTGCCGAGCGTGCTCGACGGCCTGGGCTTCCAGGGCAGCGCCACGATCCTCGACTCTTCGCAGACGATCCCGGAAACCGACGACGAGGGCAACACCGTCCTCACCAAGTCGGCGTTCTTCGCGGTGTCGAAGTTCTCGTACAACGCCACGCTGGCTTACGAGCGCGGTCCGATCGGTGCACGTCTCTCCTACGTGTGGCGCAAGGGCTTCCTCCAGCGCAACGAGGCGCGTGCCTTCGCCAACCCGATCGGCTTCTGGCGCAAGCCCGAGAAGAGCCTGGACTTCCAGCTCACCTTCGCCGTGACCGACGACATCGGCCTGACCTTCGACGCGGTGAACATCACCAAGGCGAAGCAGCAGGACTACTACAAGTTCGAGGATGCCGGCGGCCCGGTCACCATGAACGCGAATACCCTGCTGATCGACCGCACGTTCGCGGCGGGCGTTCGCTTCAAGTTCTAA
- a CDS encoding 2-dehydro-3-deoxygalactonokinase, which yields MSVNHVPAAPYVLGDWGTTRLRLFRLDGEDVVARLSGPGALEGHAEAALAERLESWKAEGPLSEVVLCGMAGAPGALVAAGYAACPADAAKWLSSRTRLEVAGIPVSVLPGLSCRADGVPEVMRGEEAQVFGALALHPDLAEGEHLIALPGTHCKWVTVRDGTITMFRTHPTGELFALLAGQSTLTGPDTPGEGTVDEGFARGLERCGEPLTGALFEARGARMLDGRSKDWSRGYISGLLIGGEVAARVTPGASVVLIGDPALSALYDRALEGLGCTARRIDGDAAVLAGLRIAKELKA from the coding sequence ATGAGCGTGAACCACGTCCCCGCCGCTCCTTATGTCTTGGGAGATTGGGGCACCACCCGGCTGCGGCTGTTCCGCCTCGACGGCGAGGACGTGGTCGCCCGGCTCAGCGGGCCGGGTGCGCTTGAAGGTCACGCCGAAGCGGCGCTGGCCGAAAGGCTGGAAAGCTGGAAGGCCGAAGGGCCGCTGTCCGAAGTCGTGCTTTGCGGCATGGCCGGTGCTCCGGGTGCGCTCGTCGCGGCAGGCTATGCGGCCTGCCCGGCGGACGCGGCCAAGTGGCTGTCCTCACGCACGCGGCTCGAAGTCGCCGGCATTCCGGTTTCGGTGCTGCCGGGGCTGAGCTGCCGTGCGGACGGCGTGCCGGAAGTGATGCGGGGCGAGGAGGCGCAAGTCTTCGGCGCCCTCGCGCTTCACCCGGACCTTGCGGAGGGCGAACATCTCATCGCGCTGCCGGGGACACACTGCAAGTGGGTCACGGTCAGGGATGGCACGATCACCATGTTCCGCACTCACCCGACCGGCGAGCTTTTCGCGCTGCTGGCCGGACAGTCGACGCTGACCGGACCCGATACGCCGGGCGAGGGCACTGTCGACGAAGGCTTCGCACGCGGTCTCGAACGCTGCGGCGAGCCGCTGACCGGCGCGCTGTTCGAAGCGCGGGGTGCCAGAATGCTGGACGGCCGGTCGAAGGACTGGTCGCGCGGCTATATCTCGGGGCTGCTCATCGGCGGCGAAGTGGCAGCCCGTGTCACGCCGGGCGCTTCGGTGGTCCTGATTGGCGACCCGGCGCTGTCGGCGCTTTATGACCGTGCGCTGGAAGGACTCGGCTGCACCGCCCGCCGTATCGACGGCGACGCGGCGGTCCTTGCCGGTCTGCGTATCGCAAAGGAATTGAAAGCATGA
- a CDS encoding family 43 glycosylhydrolase: MNFSLSRRAFAASAALLPIACNRAGDAALGGDDKAAVADPLKGPINPLVKNRADSQVFRHDDGNYYLTGSVPEYDRLILRRSKTLAGLATAEERVLWRHEKTGPMSGFLWAPELHLIDGKWVMYFAAGPSGGGEDVFRIRTYAIVCDGSDPMTGKWSVLGEFKMPWDSFNLDSTSFVHKGQRYFAWAQREEGIDTNSNLYIAPMKDALTLSADPVRLTVPTLDWETRAYKVAEAPAVLAKNGRLFMTYSASGTGAVYCLGMLTIDENANLMDPKAWTKSQKPVFATCVETSVYGPGHNSFTVDENGNDILVYHGRDYEKIEGDPLLNPDRHTRVQRIYYDDKGAPDFGVPVGNGALPERFTPAVNREVMLGHDGTKLTLAKGTPLPRTQFREIAGADGAVQLSPILLRDKGLAVGKDGVAALTALGTADLFLREAGEVQGTVRFVSKSDSSKALAFSGDAVKLADKGDPATSWLVG; encoded by the coding sequence ATGAACTTTTCCCTTTCGCGCCGCGCATTTGCCGCCAGTGCCGCCCTGCTTCCCATCGCCTGCAACCGTGCGGGCGATGCCGCTCTCGGTGGTGACGACAAGGCTGCCGTCGCCGATCCGCTCAAGGGCCCGATCAATCCGCTGGTGAAGAACCGCGCCGATTCGCAGGTCTTCCGCCACGACGACGGTAACTACTACCTCACCGGCTCGGTCCCCGAATACGATCGCCTGATCCTGCGTCGCTCGAAGACGCTGGCCGGTCTCGCCACCGCCGAGGAGCGCGTTCTCTGGCGTCATGAGAAGACCGGCCCGATGTCCGGCTTCCTCTGGGCGCCCGAACTGCACCTCATCGACGGCAAGTGGGTCATGTACTTCGCGGCCGGCCCCAGCGGCGGCGGCGAGGACGTGTTCCGCATCCGCACTTACGCCATCGTCTGCGACGGGTCCGACCCGATGACCGGCAAGTGGTCGGTCCTTGGCGAATTCAAGATGCCGTGGGACAGCTTCAACCTCGATTCCACGAGCTTCGTCCACAAGGGCCAGCGCTATTTCGCATGGGCCCAGCGCGAGGAAGGGATCGACACCAATTCGAACCTCTACATCGCGCCGATGAAGGACGCGCTGACGCTTTCGGCCGATCCCGTCCGCCTTACGGTGCCGACGCTCGACTGGGAAACCCGCGCCTACAAGGTGGCAGAGGCCCCGGCGGTGCTGGCAAAGAACGGCCGCCTGTTCATGACCTACTCGGCCAGCGGCACCGGCGCCGTCTATTGCCTCGGCATGCTGACGATCGACGAGAACGCCAACCTCATGGACCCCAAGGCATGGACCAAGTCGCAGAAGCCGGTCTTCGCGACTTGCGTGGAAACCTCGGTCTACGGCCCCGGCCACAACAGCTTCACGGTGGACGAGAACGGCAACGACATCCTCGTCTACCACGGCCGCGACTACGAGAAGATCGAAGGCGACCCGCTGCTCAACCCGGATCGCCACACCCGCGTCCAGCGCATCTATTACGATGACAAGGGCGCGCCGGACTTCGGCGTTCCGGTCGGCAACGGCGCGCTGCCCGAGCGCTTCACCCCGGCTGTGAACCGCGAGGTGATGCTGGGTCATGACGGTACGAAGCTGACCCTCGCCAAGGGTACGCCGCTGCCCCGGACCCAGTTCCGCGAGATCGCCGGCGCTGACGGCGCGGTGCAGCTTTCGCCGATCCTCCTGCGGGACAAGGGGCTTGCGGTGGGCAAGGACGGCGTGGCTGCGCTGACCGCGCTCGGCACTGCCGACCTGTTCCTGCGCGAGGCCGGGGAAGTGCAGGGCACCGTGCGCTTCGTTTCCAAGTCCGACTCGTCGAAGGCGCTCGCGTTCTCCGGCGATGCGGTGAAGCTGGCGGACAAGGGCGATCCGGCGACGAGCTGGCTCGTCGGCTGA
- a CDS encoding MGH1-like glycoside hydrolase domain-containing protein — MRGNIRTILATAALLAGGASLPPAASSQESASSRTSASSGVGRAVPKLDTAAIAKARFGNDAAWYEQRIPFFESADPKIDAVYYYRWGLFRAHQRDLGAQGYVTTEFADDVDWQREPFASLNDASGFHIAEGRWLNDRRFTDDYVNFMYEGGNDRHFTDHMADSVWGRYLVDGDREAVLAHLKTMRHIYRLWDEKFDFTKGLYFVEPLLDATEYTVSSIDASGGKDGFRGGDSFRPSVNSYMFANARALSRMAALAGDTAMAKEYAGRAEALRTRVLEDLWSPKLGHFVDRYQVSNEHVKYWDQIRNRELVGYLPWMFDLVPDEANYSAAWGHLLDPASLAGKAGMRTVEQNYEYYMRQYRYLGTAPECQWNGPIWPYQTTQVLTGMANLLDHYGQTGPVTRSDYMRLLRQYTQLHYQGEGRNARLDLEEDYHPETGKPIVGLDRSHHYFHSGYLDLILTGLVGIRPRADDVLEVNPLLPAAGDPQALGWFHIERVPYHGHEVSVTWDADGKHYGRKGLTIAVDGAEVAHRDDPARIEVPLARKANAPIVREENLAVQLVRGNFPKASASSGTEAENLHDGIDGRAWFYPELPNGWDSAKSSAPQWYAVDFGKTVTLGRAELAFFADGAKFAAPRRVSVEVWRDGGWQQVAAPKAAPLANGVTELRWPAVTGERIRVTMVPAAGRAIRLAELKAFTR; from the coding sequence ATGCGCGGAAACATCCGGACGATCCTCGCCACCGCGGCGCTTCTTGCGGGCGGGGCCAGCCTGCCGCCTGCCGCATCCTCCCAAGAATCCGCGTCTTCCAGGACCTCCGCTTCTTCTGGTGTCGGCCGGGCTGTTCCGAAGCTCGATACCGCCGCCATCGCCAAGGCTCGCTTCGGCAACGACGCCGCCTGGTACGAACAGCGCATTCCCTTCTTCGAGAGCGCCGATCCGAAGATCGATGCGGTCTACTACTACCGCTGGGGCCTGTTCCGCGCGCACCAGCGCGACCTCGGCGCGCAGGGCTACGTCACCACCGAATTCGCCGACGACGTGGACTGGCAGCGCGAGCCTTTCGCCAGTCTCAACGACGCCAGCGGCTTCCACATCGCCGAAGGGCGCTGGCTGAACGATCGCCGCTTCACCGACGATTACGTCAACTTCATGTACGAGGGCGGCAACGACCGTCACTTCACCGACCACATGGCCGACTCGGTCTGGGGCCGCTACCTTGTCGACGGCGACCGCGAGGCGGTGCTCGCGCACCTCAAGACGATGCGCCACATCTACCGGCTGTGGGACGAGAAGTTCGACTTCACCAAGGGGCTCTACTTCGTGGAGCCGCTGCTCGATGCCACCGAATACACCGTGTCCTCGATCGACGCCTCTGGCGGCAAGGACGGGTTCCGGGGCGGCGATTCCTTCCGGCCCTCGGTCAACAGCTACATGTTCGCCAATGCCCGCGCCCTTTCGCGCATGGCGGCGCTGGCGGGCGACACGGCTATGGCCAAGGAATACGCGGGCCGTGCCGAGGCCTTGCGCACGCGCGTTCTCGAAGACCTGTGGAGCCCGAAACTCGGCCATTTCGTGGACCGCTACCAGGTCTCGAACGAGCATGTGAAATACTGGGACCAGATCCGCAATCGCGAGCTGGTGGGCTACCTGCCGTGGATGTTCGATCTCGTGCCGGACGAGGCGAACTATTCGGCTGCCTGGGGCCATCTGCTCGATCCCGCGTCGCTGGCGGGCAAGGCGGGGATGCGCACCGTCGAGCAGAACTACGAATATTACATGCGCCAGTATCGCTATCTGGGCACCGCGCCCGAGTGTCAGTGGAACGGGCCGATCTGGCCCTACCAGACCACGCAGGTACTGACCGGCATGGCCAACCTGCTCGATCACTATGGCCAGACGGGTCCGGTGACGCGCAGCGACTACATGCGCCTGCTGCGCCAGTACACCCAGCTTCACTACCAGGGTGAGGGCAGGAACGCGCGGCTCGACCTGGAAGAGGATTACCACCCGGAGACCGGCAAGCCGATCGTCGGGCTGGACCGCAGCCATCACTATTTCCATTCCGGCTATCTCGACCTGATCCTGACCGGCCTTGTCGGCATCCGCCCGCGCGCGGACGACGTGCTGGAGGTCAACCCGCTGCTTCCGGCCGCCGGTGACCCGCAGGCGCTGGGCTGGTTCCACATCGAGCGCGTGCCTTATCACGGTCACGAGGTCTCGGTGACATGGGATGCGGACGGCAAGCATTATGGCCGCAAGGGGCTGACCATCGCGGTGGACGGCGCCGAAGTCGCTCACCGTGACGATCCGGCCCGGATCGAGGTGCCGCTTGCGCGCAAGGCCAATGCCCCGATCGTGCGGGAGGAGAACCTTGCGGTGCAACTCGTGCGGGGCAACTTCCCCAAGGCCAGCGCGTCCTCCGGCACAGAGGCGGAGAACCTGCACGACGGTATCGACGGTCGCGCCTGGTTCTATCCGGAACTGCCGAACGGCTGGGATTCGGCGAAGTCTTCCGCGCCGCAGTGGTACGCGGTCGACTTCGGCAAGACGGTCACGCTCGGCCGTGCGGAGCTGGCGTTCTTCGCCGATGGTGCGAAGTTCGCGGCGCCGCGCCGGGTCTCGGTCGAGGTCTGGCGCGATGGCGGCTGGCAGCAGGTGGCCGCGCCCAAGGCCGCCCCGCTTGCCAATGGCGTAACCGAGCTGCGCTGGCCCGCCGTTACGGGCGAACGCATTCGCGTGACGATGGTGCCGGCAGCCGGCCGCGCCATCCGCCTTGCCGAACTCAAGGCCTTCACCCGCTGA
- a CDS encoding protein-disulfide reductase DsbD family protein, with translation MKKRRYRLFMALMCQMLALFLAPLAAKAAPAHIAAELVAGPAAAPGGESTIAIHMTPAQGWHGYWSNPGDAGLGMQLAWTLPDGAKAGSPRYPVPQTLVVSGLMNHVFESDYAVLVPFTVPADAVPGSRVPVRLHAEWLACTEQICVPERADLAVEVPVAAKAETGADPRFAEWLRRLPAPLDAAATFSLDERTVRLAIPLPAATPLDAPHVFIGEDKLADYAGNQQFAWKGDMLIVTLPRTKLDPRGADVLTGVLRLNPAGDGIAFTARAGTVPTGGTPLAADAAAPELPSLPLLLLAALAGGLLLNVMPCVFPILSLKALSLARAGESESHARIEGLAYAAGVITACLGLGALLLALRAGGEQVGWAFQLQEPLVVVSLLLLASVITANLMGLFEFTVPGFVSGGSPSSFTRGAFATGLLAAFVATPCTGPFMASAMGAALLLPVLPAMTLFAALGLGIALPFLAVAFVPALRKRLPRPGGWMVTFRHWMALPMGLTALALAWLTWKAGGTVFVLGALVGLIAILAILLAAGRAQRRGKAARPFAVLALAAAAIVLAVLPCPAPPEERIESLLAAKPFSEKALADARAAGKPVFVWMTADWCLTCKVNEQVAIEREETRAAFEKAGVVVLRGDWTRRDPEITRYLTAQGAAGVPLYVWYANGGKAEQLPQVLTPALLAEKVEG, from the coding sequence ATGAAAAAGCGCCGCTATCGCCTGTTTATGGCACTCATGTGTCAAATGCTGGCGCTCTTTCTCGCCCCGCTCGCCGCCAAGGCCGCTCCCGCCCACATCGCCGCCGAACTGGTGGCCGGTCCGGCGGCGGCGCCGGGCGGCGAAAGCACCATCGCCATTCACATGACGCCGGCGCAAGGCTGGCACGGCTACTGGTCGAACCCCGGCGACGCCGGCCTCGGCATGCAGCTCGCCTGGACCCTGCCTGACGGGGCGAAAGCCGGCAGCCCGCGCTATCCGGTACCGCAGACGCTGGTGGTATCCGGACTGATGAACCACGTCTTCGAAAGCGACTACGCGGTGCTCGTACCCTTCACGGTTCCGGCGGATGCCGTGCCCGGAAGCCGCGTGCCGGTCCGCCTCCATGCCGAATGGCTCGCCTGCACCGAACAGATCTGCGTGCCCGAACGTGCCGACCTCGCCGTTGAGGTGCCGGTGGCCGCCAAGGCCGAGACCGGCGCGGATCCGCGCTTTGCCGAATGGCTGCGCCGCCTCCCCGCCCCGCTCGACGCCGCCGCCACCTTCAGCCTCGACGAGCGCACGGTTCGCCTCGCCATCCCGCTTCCCGCCGCCACTCCGCTGGATGCCCCGCACGTCTTCATCGGCGAGGACAAGCTGGCGGACTATGCCGGCAACCAGCAATTCGCCTGGAAGGGCGACATGCTGATCGTCACGCTCCCCCGCACGAAGCTCGACCCGCGCGGCGCGGATGTCCTGACCGGGGTGCTGCGCCTCAATCCCGCGGGAGACGGCATCGCCTTCACCGCTCGCGCGGGGACGGTGCCGACAGGCGGCACGCCGCTCGCCGCCGATGCCGCCGCGCCCGAACTGCCCTCGCTGCCGCTGCTCCTGCTCGCCGCGCTGGCGGGCGGGTTGCTGCTCAACGTCATGCCCTGCGTTTTTCCGATCCTCAGCCTCAAGGCACTGAGCCTCGCCCGCGCGGGCGAGAGCGAGAGCCATGCCCGGATCGAGGGACTTGCCTATGCGGCGGGCGTCATCACCGCCTGCCTCGGGCTTGGCGCGCTGCTGCTGGCGCTGCGCGCAGGCGGCGAGCAGGTCGGCTGGGCGTTCCAGTTGCAGGAGCCGCTGGTGGTCGTCAGCCTTCTGCTGCTCGCCTCGGTCATCACCGCCAACCTTATGGGCCTGTTCGAGTTCACGGTCCCCGGCTTCGTGTCCGGCGGTTCGCCCTCCAGCTTCACCCGGGGTGCTTTCGCCACCGGCCTGCTCGCCGCCTTCGTGGCGACACCCTGCACCGGACCGTTCATGGCTTCGGCGATGGGCGCGGCGCTGCTGCTGCCGGTATTGCCGGCAATGACCCTGTTCGCCGCGCTCGGCCTCGGCATCGCCCTGCCCTTCCTGGCGGTGGCCTTCGTCCCGGCGCTGCGCAAGCGGCTGCCCCGGCCCGGCGGCTGGATGGTGACGTTCCGCCACTGGATGGCGCTGCCCATGGGCCTGACCGCGCTGGCACTGGCATGGCTGACGTGGAAGGCCGGAGGCACCGTATTCGTGCTGGGCGCTCTTGTGGGCCTGATCGCGATCCTTGCCATCCTCCTGGCGGCGGGCCGCGCCCAGCGCCGGGGCAAGGCCGCCCGCCCCTTCGCCGTGCTTGCCCTTGCCGCCGCCGCCATCGTGCTGGCCGTGCTGCCCTGCCCCGCCCCGCCTGAAGAGCGCATCGAATCGCTGCTGGCGGCAAAGCCCTTCAGCGAGAAGGCGCTGGCCGATGCGCGCGCCGCCGGAAAGCCGGTGTTCGTCTGGATGACCGCCGACTGGTGCCTCACCTGCAAGGTCAACGAGCAGGTCGCCATCGAGCGCGAGGAAACGCGCGCCGCCTTCGAAAAGGCCGGCGTCGTCGTGCTGCGGGGGGACTGGACCCGCCGCGATCCGGAGATCACCCGCTACCTCACCGCGCAAGGCGCAGCAGGCGTGCCGCTTTACGTCTGGTACGCAAATGGCGGTAAGGCGGAGCAATTGCCGCAAGTGCTGACCCCGGCGCTTCTCGCCGAAAAGGTCGAAGGCTGA
- a CDS encoding 2-dehydro-3-deoxy-6-phosphogalactonate aldolase, protein MKIEQVLAEGAAPVVAILRGIQTHEAVEIGTALVEAGVRIIEVPFNSPDPAGSIGAMVEALGDRAAIGGGTVIGTDLAETLAGVGGTFMVSPNVDPAVIRRSIELGMDVLPGFLTPTEAFAAVAAGANDLKLFPGSVLGSSYIKAIREVLPKTSRVWAVGGVGAANVAEYRAAGVFGIGVGGSLYKPGFDAATVGAKAAEIVAAWNACAA, encoded by the coding sequence ATGAAGATCGAACAGGTTCTGGCAGAAGGCGCTGCCCCGGTCGTCGCGATCCTGCGCGGCATCCAGACTCACGAAGCGGTCGAGATCGGCACGGCGCTGGTCGAGGCCGGCGTGCGGATCATCGAAGTGCCGTTCAACTCGCCCGATCCCGCCGGCTCCATCGGCGCCATGGTCGAGGCTCTGGGAGACCGCGCCGCGATCGGCGGCGGCACCGTGATCGGCACCGATCTGGCGGAGACGCTGGCGGGTGTCGGCGGAACCTTCATGGTTTCGCCCAATGTCGATCCGGCCGTCATCAGGCGCTCGATCGAACTCGGCATGGACGTGCTCCCCGGCTTCCTCACCCCGACCGAGGCATTCGCCGCCGTGGCGGCAGGCGCCAATGACCTCAAGCTGTTCCCCGGCTCGGTGCTGGGCAGCAGCTACATCAAGGCGATCCGCGAAGTCCTGCCCAAGACCAGCCGCGTCTGGGCGGTGGGCGGTGTGGGCGCTGCCAATGTCGCGGAATACCGCGCAGCGGGCGTCTTCGGCATCGGCGTGGGCGGCAGCCTCTACAAGCCCGGCTTCGATGCCGCGACGGTTGGCGCAAAGGCCGCCGAGATCGTCGCCGCATGGAACGCCTGCGCGGCATAA